In Lolium rigidum isolate FL_2022 chromosome 7, APGP_CSIRO_Lrig_0.1, whole genome shotgun sequence, the DNA window ctatcatcatgaagaagactatcatcatgccgacggggactatcatcatgaagaagaagtcggcggagaagatcatcatgaagaagaagatgccggcggagaacatcatcatgatgaagaagaagattccggtgcgaccccgctaatttcggccttgcgggactctcatgttcaagatcttctcctccaggagacgagcaacgatagagttgcagctagagagagagccaagctgtcgcaaatggagaaagacgggatgactccgatctttcctgggtgtcgtccgcaggatacgcgcttgcatgtaacgcttgattacctgcagatgaagacgcagaacaagtggaccgattccagcttcagcaagaacttaaaattttggcacgatcgtctcccggaggggaacacattgccaagtagtaccgaggaggccaagaaagtcgtgtgtccccttgacctaccgcacgaaaaataccacgcctgcattaatgattgtgtgatttataggtgcgagtacaaggatagaaccacatgtccggtgtgtggccacggacggtacaaggttgggaacaagaaggtacctcgaaaggtggtatggtactttcctatcactccccgtccgcagcggtatttcgtggaccctaaggaagcaaagctcatgcaatggcacgcggaaaggcgaagcccgaagaagatccggagatgggctatatgtcgACACACCCTTCGAACGCTGGACggtggcaaacattggacatcgccttccctaggttcgggggcgacgcaaggaacatcaggctgggtatgagcaccgatggactcaatccgttcggcaaccagagtagcacgcatagcacctggcctgtgtttgtatggccttacaacctacccccgtggctgtgcaccaagcaaaggtacatacacctgagtattctcattcaggggccgaaacaaccaggtgtcgacatgcatttgtatctcgggctgctcgaaagaggagttagacacgttgtggaagacgccaccccgtacgtgggacgcctacactagaacttatttcgatatgagagccgcgttgatcacgacggtcacggactatcctggttacgcatatgtatccgcctgggtgggccacggattcaacggccgtgtgatgtgcatggacgataccccgcatctacaactaccaagggatcccgggtcctcgaaaaccgtctacccgggtgctcgaaggtggcttcgcttggatcacccgtggagaaaacgcggtgatctgttcaatggtaaagatgagcccgatggacccccacgcccgaggagtgcccagcgccgggaaagaagcgaccgaagccagagccgctgctcggtgtatggaaagcgaggtctgttttccacgacttggagtactggaaggtcctccacacgccccacagcctcgatgtcatgcacattaggaAGAACGTTactgagagtctgcttggcactctttgcaactcagaaaagtccaaggatggaccgaaagcaagatacgatcttaaacattttggcatcaggaaagatcttcaagccccgataccgacgatgatgatgatgatgatgatcggacggaagggactcaacgtctccgtaaaagggctaagaagaacgcggtgcagcttcccgctgctcgcttcacaacgagtccggaggagctcgagcagttttcaggtgcctcctaggagtgaaagttcctcacggttactcggggaatataagcggatatccggacgtagcgaagaagaggttcaccgggatgaagtctcacgattgccacgtgctaatgacgcagatacttcccgttgcgatccgaggcataatggacgagcacgtccgtgatacgctgtttggcctatgcaacttttttgacgttatcaccgggaagtcgatcggcgtgaggcagctcaagatgctacaggatgagatcgtggtgatactatgtgagctcgagatttacatcCCGCCCGCattccgtgatatatgcgtccatctccttctccatgtcgttgaagacatcaagcagctcggcccaacgttcctccacaacatgatgcctttcgaaaggcggaacggtgtcatgaaaggatacgttcgcaatagggcccgtccggacgcaagcatggccaaggggtttctaacctacgagtgcatctccttccgccggaattatctaagcaccgaggacgacgaggatcatgttggtctacccccaggacgcacctcgggaggctcggctggagtcggtcaccgcgagggctaccgctcgatccatgtcggcattgaaaatcgacgcgacgactttgacagggctcaccgggtcgcgctacaacacttaaaactgaccgaacctttcgtgcaagagcacaaaagcatggtcaagcagaattacatcgatatgggccggccgaggaagatgggagacgtaaccaaagagcacaactccagcttcacgcgttggttcaagcaaactcaactggttgaagcacagagaaatacgccttctaccgaagatgaaaaactcatatacaccttatcacggggacccgcgcataacgtaaggacctatcaggggtacgacatcaacggttacagattctacaccgaggaaaaggacagaaatagtgaaaatcaaaactcaggagtaactatgctgtcatacgccgatgacgagactaatgtcaaggaacactacaagaaaagttgccatggccgacgaagttgaagtcgcgccgtggttgctggtgtaccatggccgacgatttttggtccctccgtggtgcatgtcaaaactttttttttctcgtttttgaggccacctagcccgacgaaagcggccaaaatgtCGCGTACGATTTTggtcctccgtggtgcatgtcaaaactttctgTTTTGAGGCCACTGGCCACAGCCAGCGGCCCAAaatgtcgcgtatggtggcccgggacatgGTGCATCCAAATCTCAGGTTGTAGGCGGAATGCTTTTAATCACACTTCCACCGGTGGGACCTGAGATGGCAGCCTCTCNNNNNNNNNNNNNNNNNNNNNNNNNNNNNNNNNNNNNNNNNNNNNNNNNNNNNNNNNNNNNNNNNNNNNNNNNNNNNNNNNNNNNNNNNNNNNNNNNNNNCATTACTGCATTGCATTTGCAGTAGTAGCTTATTTAACcttgatattttattatttgtGTGTTGTTATGTAAACTTCAATTGCCGGTTCCTCGTTATGTAATTCCTTGAGCAAACAATGTCGCAAGGAGATTTACTAATGGAAAACACATTTTTTTGTTGAATACAGTACAATTTCTATCCTAGAACATCCACTGTATGAAAATTACTATTCTTGTTACTATTGTTTGGGATCTCAAGAAAGTGCAAAGAAAAAAGATGTACTCTTGCTCATATCCTCCTTTTCATATTACTTCCCGCTGATTTAGTACAGTGTACAGAGTTGACTAAATCATCTACAACTAATATGAAACAGAGTGTTAACTGCTTAAACCGTAGATTGAATATGGGAAGACAGGTTCGGTTCAGAACTAGTATTCAGGAATTTGCAGCCAGACTACTTGGATTCTCATTCGAAATAGGTACAGGTTCAGGACTCCAGTTTGCTTACTTTTCTTGTCAGTAGCAGCGTAATCTCACAGCACAGCAAAACCAAGATGCAGGTAAAACATTGGACTCGTTAACAAGCACGATTGGTGAACCCAGCAGAAGCTTCATTTCACGCCATGTGAGAGTCCCTGAGCACTGTGAACATGATTCGCTGACCTTGTCACATGTGCCTAACTAGTTTTATCTGTAAGGCTGACGAGGGATTTCACGATGCCCGGGCTGATTTTGTCCGCGAGGGCACCTTTCTCCGAGATCACAAATGATTTCTCCTTGACAAAGCTTTGCAGCTTCTTGGTGTCGTAGTCTACAAGTTCTTGATCTGCAGCATTAAGAAACTACAATCATCAGTACTCAAGAAGGGTTGACAAGCAAATACAGTGGGTTCAACCAAATGGAGTTCCAGTTTTGCACCACAGTCTTTTGAAATTATTTTGTTGATTTTTCCAAAGTTCAGAAAAACGATTTCAAGGGTCAACATATTGATACAAATCATTTGACTAAGCAAAATTTTGTAACTGAGCCATGTTAACTGTTTGCATTTAAAATAGACAGCAAGAAAATGCAAGTTTAGAACACAGACATGAACCGAGATCAGTACTTCATATGTTGAGGTTATCGAAAGTCCCCATTCACTGTTGATTATTCTCGAGATGACTTTTGGTAAACAAGTAACTCAGCAAAATACGATAAATTATATTGAACCTCTAGCAGATTAAGCAACACACAAGAACAAAATTTAAAACATGATCCTCATCAATATTGAAATGGATGGTAGGGGCATTTACCCAACTATATACTGAACCCACTGCAGTAGTAAATTCAGATCTATCTGATTGCACGGATCAAGATCCAAGAAGGTACCTTTATCCAAAACTGTGTGTGCCACATGAAGTGGAACACGAGCAAAAATATCAGACCCTGGAAACGTTAACCAGGTATGTTCTTTGGGGTTGTGGTTTCCACAAGTTGGGCATATCTCCTTTGCTAGTTGTTTGCGAGAGGTTCCTTCCATCTCTTTCATTATGATTTCAAATGGAGATGGCACGCTAGTTTTAGTTGTCCTGGCTCTTTTCCGGAGGGCTGTCAGGGCCTCCCTGTTAGCATTCCTCATCCTATCATTCTCCACTAGCTGACCATTCCGGAGACCAATCAAAACAGATCAATTTAGAAACTTCTAACATGATTAAGGCAAGCCAGAAGCATATCTACACCTGATGCCTTGCCAGCAGAAGTTGTTCTGCGTCTGTTTCTATGTCAACCAGAGCCTCTTGGAGCTGCTTCATGTTGGGATCCATGATAAAACTGCGAAACATGTCAGCTGGTTTATATACTGAATTACTTAATGAGAATATAACCATCTGTGCACTGTACATTATTAATATTTGAAAATACCAAAAACAATCTTCAAAGGTTTAATTTCAAGTACAATCCAAGTTAAGCGATAGAAGCAACAAAATACAAACACTAAATGCACAAAATTATGAGACCTTCCCTCATAAACGGATCTAGTATCGACCAGTTGTGTTCCTGTTTTCCTATTTAtaattctggtgttagttcccagTACAAATTATCGAAACATAGGATGAATTGCATTTATCTTAGTAAAAGAAATATATCAAAAGTACACAAAAGAAAATACAAGTATCAACGTTGCAATAGACTGTAAAGAAGTTCAAGCATATCGGCCAATCACAATGGCAGCAAGAAAGGTCAGCCCTCGAGTGAATATCTGAATCAAAATCACTGGCACCACAAGGTTTCGTGATGTTGTGGTTGTGCGCATGTGTCACCTTCTTCTGTTGTGCAAGTCAtatttgcagtagaatttatACGAACACTTAATTTTTACAAATATCCTTAACAGAGGGCATGAGGCTAAATGCATGACCATAGTCAATTCAGTCAAGTTAACTAATCAAAGCTCTAATATGGAAGTAAGCTCAACTCATTGCAGAATGCAGATTTCCAGTCATGACTTATGATACCCCTAATGTTTTTTTTAGCAAAGGCAACAGAGAACCACAAATCACAGAACCTAGGGAAGGGATTGAAGCTATCTACTGCTTAAGCGGATTGGTCTGTACTGGTAGTAAACCTCTAGGCTTTACATCATGTGATTCTTCCATCCAATAGACTGCCATGCATATTTTTCAGGCAAGAAATTGTTATCCAAGTTCAGTTCTATGCACTGAATCAATGCGCTGCACAATTACCATCCTCAGGAGAGGAGTAAACCTCTAGGATTTACATCATGCGATTTTTCCATCCAATAGACCTATGAGATTGCCAGGCATATTTCAGGCAAGAAATTGTTATGCAAGTTCAGTTCTATGCACTGAATCAATGTGTTGCACAACTACCATCCTCAGGAGGCAGTGGGGAGGGCTTCCCCCTCTGCCTCTTCTCTGTCTGAGCAAAGGAATCCGGGGAGCAGGGGAAGAGGGAGACGGAGGGAGCCTCCGCCGTCGGGGCGGCAGAGCAGTAGGGAGAGGGTGGGGGAGGCGGGGTGATGGAGTCCGGGCGCCATCGTCGAACGAGAGCGGATGGAGAGCTTACCGGAGAGAAGGCGGCCGTCGTCGTCGCGGGAGGCACCGCGCCTCCGTCCCCTCGCGGAAGCAGCGAGTAAGGATTGCGCCCCGCCTGCAGCGCTTCtacatgggccggcccaactaatgGGTATTTTCTGTTtacttttttctgttttattgtttcatttttcttttgtgttttattttttcAATGTTATGTAAAACGAATTTTCAAATAATACATTTATTTTAATTAAATTTTCTAGTATGAACATTTATGCTATgtcaactattttctaaaataaaaattATCTTATTTGAAGGATTTGTAATATGTATATTAATCATATTTGAACAAGAAATAACTAATAAAACATAAGCATGATTTTAAATATTAATATTTTTATGTTATTTGAATGATTTTCAATATGAACATCTAATTTAAGTGAGCAAATTTTCGATACGAacatttgaacaacaagaaaaacTACTAAATTTTTTTTGCACGGACATCATTTTTTTAATACAAAAACATAATATAAATAAAAAAGGAAACCGGAAATAAAGAGTAAAAAAATAACAGAAATGAGAAAGAAGAAaataacaacaaaaaaaacagcaAAATACCACATCGGTTTTTCAATTTTGTTTTTCTCCTTAGAGATTCTACTTTGTGTCtttctcttgagagattctatcgggatggtGGTTCTGGCCAGCGTATGTTCATAGTGTTTTTGTTCGTCCTTCGTGTTCATCCCTCACCCCCATTATTTTCCTTGGTCAATTTgtgagatcgggccacccctcgaGGCTCATCCCGACTCAGTCTTTCTAATTTGTCTTTATGTGTAGATTCACATAATTTGGATATGCAAAATTTAGCATGACGTGTTTTGTTTTTGCATATTTTGGACAATGCCAAGTAGAATATTACTTAACAATGCATTGGCCCTTAAGGTATTGATTCGATTAATTAGGCTTAAGTTCTTGATTGTTAGATAATAACTGATCTTATTAGCCACTTTAACTAACTGAGATTAATTTAAGTGGTGAGTTGATTATCAAATGATCTTATTGACCTATACATGTCAATTAGAGATTATATCTATGGTTTAAGTTAGTCTTAATATTAATTAAGAGAAAACTTAATTATAAATGTTGATGACCAATAAGGATCTAAAGATAACTTTAGTTCCAAAGGTTATATTTGATTCCATTAATGCATGATCatttgagttgcaaaatacactcTTAGTTAATTTTATTAAACTATTTAGATATATTTAACGTAATGCAAATGAGTTTAGCTTTATTGAATTCCATACATTTATTAGGGATGGATTTACACTGCATGGCTATTATGCATTTTAGATTCTATGgttttatatatttttgtatAAGGTGTTAAGACTAAGATAAAATTATATACAGAAATAGTGGCTAATCTATGAGGGGTTAGGATCTAGATAAGATTAATGATAATTTGGATCAAGATTTGATTGGAAGATAGGAGATTTGATTGGAAGACTTGATGGTTTCTTATGCAGAGGACAATTGTCGAGTACAAGTGACAATAGATAGGATGAGATAGGATAAGAATAGATCTAGTATTTATTCTTTAAGGATTTGTTTGCGTGTTTGTTCATTTTTATTTACGAGTATTACTTCTACCCTCTTAAAATAGAGTTTTAACAAAGGTTATTTTAAAGTCTTTAACATCCAAATTATGATCTAAATCTAACTCATCAATTTAAGTGAAACTTCAAACACTTTGTCATGTTGTATTTTTCTATTTTCCAGGCATTTTAGATGCATGACACACATCTATTTTCTACCCATTTCAAGTCTTTGAACTACACGATGTTGCAGTCCGTCTTTTGTGTCCTCCTGCCCACATGGACTAAAAGATACGGACTTAGTACCTTTGTGTCCACTTATTTTTCTCACTCAACTCCGAGTAGTTCTAACAATATGCTCAAAAGAATCATGAGTATATTGCAAAGTTTTACTTTGGAGCTTGGATGTATTGGAGCCCttcatttttgaaatttgaaaacatGATGTCaaagtttaatttttttttggatataGACAATGATGTACTCTACCAACACACAAAATCTCACCCTGAAATACCTTGTATTCTGGGCTTAacgaaaatgacaaaatctgatagaTTTGGGAGGCTTGAAAATTTGCACTACTCACTACTTTAGATGTCAGATTTTTCCCTTTTTGTGCAGCGCAAAATACTGGGTATTTCAAGGTGAGAATTTTCTTATTGATAGATTATATTATTTTCTACATCAAAAAATGTTTTTCTGACATTTTTAAAACGTCAAATTGCTTTTTTTACTGTTCTAAAAGAGTTACATTTCGCTTCGCGATCCAAAaatccgcactcgcatacattgttCTATTCTTACGTGACAAAATAGCATCAACTATACACGATTCATGTGTTTTATTTTTATAGAAACTAGATGATAcctcgcgcgttgctgcggagatTTTGTGGTGATGTAGATATAGAATTAATGGAGTGAATAGTGAAAAAATATATTACTTGTTGGAAACTTGCTTGTAAAACAACGATTATGATTTGTAACTATTTATGGTTATTGTAGCTGCTTTTGTCATTATCAAGGATAGCCTTGACATGTCTTGTTCCATTTTTTCTATGTGAGCAATGAATGGCCGGATCCAAGTATGCTTTCGATGTCTGCATACAAAGCTCGGTCCTACAAAGTACGATAAGGCTGAAGATTAATTGAAGAAGGTGGCATGGTGGAGAAAAAACCCGTACATGAATGCAGAGAGGTAGTCACTGTACAGACATTACGAATAACTGCACATGAATGTAAAGAAGTAGTCACTGTACAGACCTTACAAATAGTTGGAGTACTCTACACAAGAAAGAGTTATTCTGGACTGCAGTTGCAGAGTTTGTCATTAGTGTAACGAATATAGATTGAAATTAGTCACCACAAAGGTGAGAACGACACATGAACAATTTGaaatggtagagaagcaaacctaAAACTTTTGAAAAGAGATAAGATAATTCAGAGTTTTTGCTCATGCAGATGCATGCAACGGATCACCGTGAAATAGTAATAAGAGATATTGATtcctaaaaaaaaaaaggagttcTAGATTGCAATTGAAGGTGATCATT includes these proteins:
- the LOC124678265 gene encoding uncharacterized protein LOC124678265 isoform X1, which codes for MYSAQMVIFSLSNSVYKPADMFRSFIMDPNMKQLQEALVDIETDAEQLLLARHQLVENDRMRNANREALTALRKRARTTKTSVPSPFEIIMKEMEGTSRKQLAKEICPTCGNHNPKEHTWLTFPGSDIFARVPLHVAHTVLDKDQELVDYDTKKLQSFVKEKSFVISEKGALADKISPGIVKSLVSLTDKTS
- the LOC124678265 gene encoding uncharacterized protein LOC124678265 isoform X2, with translation MDPNMKQLQEALVDIETDAEQLLLARHQLVENDRMRNANREALTALRKRARTTKTSVPSPFEIIMKEMEGTSRKQLAKEICPTCGNHNPKEHTWLTFPGSDIFARVPLHVAHTVLDKDQELVDYDTKKLQSFVKEKSFVISEKGALADKISPGIVKSLVSLTDKTS